The following coding sequences lie in one Candidatus Eremiobacterota bacterium genomic window:
- a CDS encoding sterol desaturase family protein: MVCVVQPHSEITVTIFFAIALIVTLVAGDFASTFFYHVPQHLWFTLHLRTHHDRRRSYFDHAVLSTSPAVLLDGFLGAVPYLVVAALCWRISWPGTVAGLTLGQLHVWWRHTAQLGWRTPRWARTILRPLAIVLPEDHDGHHRNPDIEFGDIFRFYDAPARALLTALAHTGRRARNAGRRATRRVPARA, from the coding sequence ATGGTATGCGTCGTGCAGCCACACAGCGAGATCACCGTCACAATTTTCTTCGCTATCGCTCTCATCGTTACGCTCGTCGCCGGAGACTTTGCGTCGACGTTTTTCTATCACGTCCCGCAACATCTTTGGTTTACGCTGCATCTGCGCACGCACCACGATCGCCGGCGCTCCTATTTCGATCATGCGGTACTATCGACGAGCCCCGCGGTTTTGCTCGACGGCTTTCTGGGCGCGGTACCGTATCTTGTGGTCGCGGCGCTCTGCTGGCGGATTTCCTGGCCGGGAACGGTCGCTGGTCTCACGCTCGGCCAGCTTCACGTCTGGTGGCGCCACACCGCGCAGCTCGGATGGCGAACGCCGCGGTGGGCGCGCACGATTCTGCGACCCCTGGCAATCGTGCTTCCCGAGGACCACGATGGCCACCACCGAAATCCGGATATCGAGTTCGGCGATATTTTTCGTTTTTACGATGCGCCGGCTCGAGCGCTTTTGACGGCACTAGCCCACACAGGCCGCAGAGCGCGTAACGCCGGGAGGCGCGCCACGAGGAGGGTGCCTGCCAGGGCCTAA
- a CDS encoding phospholipase, protein MQENRSFDSYFGTFPGADGIPVRDGVFAVCLPNLNGNTCVRPYHDPNDRNRGGPHNVKAAKTAIDGGRMDGFIEAAHRGRRQCRDENSPNCVGAADVMGFHDGRELPNYWRYARDFVLQDRLFEPNASWSLPQHLFLVSEWSAWCKHIGDPGSCINELQEPDYPPDFRSRNPRFQPPPAGRPDYAWTDLTYLLHAHHVSWAYYVMAGAQPDCANDEQNCEPVMQKARTPGIWNPLPYFDTVKRDGELGNIRDLRDFYSAAAAGTLPSVVWLCPAGPYSEHPPALVSRGQAYVTGLIDAIMRGPDWKSTAIFLTWDDWGGFYDHVAPPRVDENGYGLRVPGIVIGPYARRGFIDHQTLSHDAYVKFIEDDFLDGARIDPRTDGRPDHRPTVRENVAILGDLRRDFDFTQKPRAPEILPGAIYWNGH, encoded by the coding sequence ATGCAAGAGAATCGCTCGTTCGATTCTTACTTTGGGACGTTTCCCGGCGCCGACGGAATTCCGGTACGCGACGGCGTTTTCGCCGTCTGCCTTCCAAACCTCAATGGAAACACGTGCGTGCGCCCATACCACGACCCCAACGATCGCAATCGCGGCGGCCCCCATAATGTCAAGGCGGCAAAAACGGCGATCGACGGCGGCCGAATGGACGGCTTCATCGAAGCCGCGCATCGCGGACGGCGTCAGTGCCGCGACGAAAACTCGCCAAACTGTGTCGGTGCTGCCGACGTCATGGGTTTCCATGATGGCCGCGAACTGCCGAATTATTGGCGCTATGCGCGCGATTTCGTGCTGCAGGATCGGCTCTTCGAACCCAACGCATCGTGGAGCTTGCCGCAGCACTTGTTCTTGGTATCGGAATGGTCGGCGTGGTGCAAGCACATTGGCGATCCGGGAAGCTGTATCAACGAGTTGCAGGAGCCGGATTATCCTCCGGATTTCCGATCGCGCAATCCGCGCTTCCAACCGCCGCCGGCTGGACGCCCCGACTACGCTTGGACCGATCTCACCTATCTGCTGCACGCGCACCACGTGAGTTGGGCCTACTACGTCATGGCCGGCGCGCAGCCCGATTGCGCGAACGACGAACAAAATTGCGAACCGGTGATGCAAAAAGCCAGGACCCCGGGCATTTGGAATCCGCTGCCGTACTTCGATACGGTCAAACGCGACGGCGAGCTTGGAAATATCCGCGACCTTCGCGACTTTTACTCCGCCGCCGCGGCGGGTACGCTGCCATCGGTCGTTTGGCTCTGTCCGGCAGGCCCGTACAGCGAGCATCCACCCGCGCTGGTCAGTCGTGGGCAGGCCTACGTCACCGGTTTGATCGATGCCATCATGCGCGGGCCCGACTGGAAAAGCACCGCAATCTTCTTGACGTGGGACGACTGGGGCGGCTTTTACGATCACGTGGCGCCGCCGCGCGTGGATGAGAACGGTTACGGCCTGCGCGTCCCCGGTATCGTGATCGGTCCGTACGCTCGACGCGGCTTTATCGATCACCAAACGCTCAGTCACGACGCATATGTGAAATTTATCGAGGACGATTTTCTCGACGGCGCGCGCATCGATCCGCGCACCGACGGGCGCCCGGACCACCGCCCGACAGTACGGGAAAACGTCGCGATTCTCGGCGATCTTCGCCGGGATTTCGACTTCACGCAGAAGCCGCGCGCGCCCGAGATTCTACCGGGCGCGATATATTGGAACGGCCATTAG
- a CDS encoding amino acid permease: MREALSPLKQLIARQPLGWTADEAEGPKLRRILRWPALTAIGLGTMLGGIFPTIGAGAHAAGPAVILAYVLSGLVSLCVALCYAEFASMVPVAGSAYTYAYATLGELVAWVIGWDLILEYGLSLAPTASSLSDYFQHMLANVGIIFPAWAQTAHLGGTHPQVDLFAAIVTLAIAVLVAIGIRESAGVNSALVVVQVLSMIVFIVAVAHAIRPGNLQPLAPFGYHGVLASTALVFFAYIGFDTVTVASEEAQHPEREVPIGIIVALALGGVLYVGLTLCTVGVLRFDRLSDGAAMLDALGAVTKSHTLYWIVALGGLAGNATVMLTSLLGQVRIFYVMARDRMLPPAVAQIHHVFRTPARMTMITGAIVAVFAAALPLTELLTLVNIGTLAAFAIVCAGVLVLRIVNPDASRPFRAPLLPLFSIAGAASCLYLITGLQVATWVRYGIWFLVGILVYAFYGFRNSRLRT, encoded by the coding sequence TTGCGCGAAGCCCTAAGTCCCCTCAAGCAGCTGATTGCGCGTCAGCCGCTGGGATGGACCGCCGATGAAGCGGAGGGCCCGAAACTTCGGCGCATCTTGCGATGGCCGGCGTTAACCGCGATCGGCTTGGGAACGATGCTCGGCGGCATCTTTCCAACGATCGGCGCGGGCGCGCACGCGGCCGGCCCCGCGGTCATCCTCGCCTACGTGCTTTCGGGCCTAGTGAGTCTCTGCGTCGCCCTGTGCTACGCGGAGTTTGCGTCGATGGTGCCCGTCGCCGGAAGCGCCTACACGTATGCCTATGCCACGCTCGGTGAGTTGGTCGCCTGGGTGATCGGCTGGGATTTGATACTGGAATACGGGCTTTCGCTGGCACCGACGGCATCGTCGCTCTCCGACTATTTTCAGCACATGCTTGCGAACGTGGGAATCATCTTTCCGGCCTGGGCGCAAACCGCTCATTTGGGTGGCACGCATCCCCAAGTCGACCTCTTTGCTGCGATCGTCACCTTGGCAATCGCCGTTCTCGTTGCAATCGGAATCCGGGAATCGGCCGGCGTCAACAGCGCCCTCGTCGTGGTGCAGGTTCTTTCGATGATCGTCTTCATCGTTGCCGTCGCTCACGCGATTCGTCCCGGGAATCTCCAGCCGCTCGCGCCATTCGGATACCACGGCGTCCTCGCCAGCACGGCTCTGGTATTTTTCGCATACATCGGCTTCGATACGGTTACCGTCGCGTCGGAGGAAGCTCAGCATCCCGAGCGCGAGGTACCGATCGGCATCATCGTCGCGCTCGCGCTCGGCGGCGTTCTCTACGTCGGACTTACGCTCTGCACGGTCGGCGTTTTGCGGTTCGATCGCTTGTCCGACGGCGCTGCGATGCTCGATGCGCTTGGTGCGGTGACCAAAAGTCATACGCTCTATTGGATCGTCGCGCTCGGCGGCCTTGCCGGCAACGCGACCGTGATGCTCACGTCGTTGCTCGGCCAGGTGCGAATCTTTTACGTCATGGCCCGCGATCGCATGCTTCCGCCCGCCGTAGCACAGATTCATCACGTCTTTCGAACCCCGGCGCGAATGACCATGATTACCGGCGCGATCGTCGCGGTGTTCGCGGCGGCGTTGCCCTTGACCGAACTGCTCACGTTGGTCAACATCGGCACGCTCGCGGCTTTTGCGATCGTCTGCGCGGGTGTGCTCGTTTTGCGGATCGTGAACCCCGACGCCAGCCGCCCGTTCCGCGCGCCACTCTTACCACTCTTTTCCATCGCGGGGGCAGCATCGTGCCTCTACTTGATCACGGGCTTGCAGGTCGCAACGTGGGTTCGCTATGGGATATGGTTCCTCGTGGGTATCCTGGTGTATGCATTCTACGGCTTTCGAAACTCGCGCCTTCGCACGTAG
- a CDS encoding YkgJ family cysteine cluster protein: protein METIDLINLKNYTRRTGQPTHPELLDARALEHVNRIEIDEEHITIEFDEQTSRYYNANEITRREWVYKYNDDPAFVGAIGRVIDLARAHLTDLPENVACPPGCASCCSGYEPFVSKADVQRIADHLGISYEQTLREYVVQRTSADGYHLGYLRKVTDDVADQCVFLMGSRSGHYYCGIYPARPNDCRDFTPIGCDDVDTSLPRKSSFKVGAPFAPKRRGSPRNGSRR, encoded by the coding sequence ATGGAGACGATCGACCTCATCAATTTAAAAAACTACACGCGACGCACCGGACAGCCAACGCATCCGGAGCTGCTCGACGCGCGCGCGCTCGAGCACGTCAACCGAATCGAGATCGACGAAGAGCACATCACGATCGAGTTCGACGAACAGACTTCGCGCTATTACAATGCCAACGAAATTACCCGCCGCGAATGGGTCTATAAGTATAACGACGATCCGGCATTCGTCGGTGCCATTGGGCGCGTGATCGATCTCGCGCGCGCGCACCTGACGGATCTTCCGGAGAACGTCGCCTGCCCGCCCGGTTGCGCGAGCTGCTGCAGCGGCTACGAGCCGTTCGTGAGCAAAGCGGACGTGCAGCGCATCGCCGACCACCTGGGCATCAGCTACGAGCAGACGCTGCGCGAATACGTGGTGCAGCGGACTTCCGCCGACGGATATCACCTTGGCTACCTGCGCAAAGTAACCGACGACGTGGCCGATCAATGCGTCTTCCTCATGGGATCGCGCAGCGGTCACTATTACTGCGGGATCTATCCGGCGCGGCCCAACGACTGTCGAGACTTTACCCCGATCGGCTGCGACGACGTCGACACCTCGCTTCCGCGTAAGAGCTCGTTCAAAGTGGGCGCGCCTTTTGCGCCCAAGCGCCGCGGCTCGCCGCGCAACGGAAGCCGCCGTTGA
- a CDS encoding quaternary ammonium transporter, translated as MIEKALSRRRALALLGVAPLLARCAFDPSAIHVGSKNFTESFVIAEIYAQSLEAAGFHVERLFNLGSTQIAIAAMERGNIDLYPEYTGTALLDVLHLPPIANSRAAYEVVRRSFARRYSLVWLPPSPMNDSQALATTRAIARQYRLANLSDVARAAPNLRFATIQEFLARPDGLPGLQHFYGGFRFREIRTYDIALKYRALLENRADVASAFSTDGAIATDDLVVLRDDRHFWSAYNVAPLVRAATLAAHPRVATALNAVSPGITDRTAQSMNAAVESAQADPADVAASFLRNAGVRRLQH; from the coding sequence CGTCGCGCCGTTGCTGGCGCGCTGCGCGTTCGACCCCTCGGCGATTCACGTGGGATCGAAGAACTTCACCGAATCCTTTGTGATCGCCGAAATCTACGCGCAGTCGCTCGAAGCCGCGGGATTCCACGTCGAGCGGCTCTTCAATTTGGGCTCGACCCAAATCGCGATAGCGGCGATGGAGCGCGGCAATATCGATCTTTATCCCGAATACACCGGCACCGCGCTGCTCGACGTGCTGCATCTGCCGCCGATCGCAAACTCTCGAGCGGCGTACGAGGTCGTGCGACGTTCCTTCGCGCGCCGATACTCACTCGTTTGGCTGCCACCATCGCCGATGAACGATTCTCAGGCGCTGGCAACGACGCGCGCAATCGCGCGGCAATATCGTCTGGCGAACCTTTCCGACGTCGCGCGCGCCGCGCCCAACCTTCGCTTCGCGACCATTCAAGAGTTCCTGGCGCGGCCCGACGGATTGCCGGGGTTGCAGCATTTCTACGGCGGCTTTCGCTTTCGAGAGATCCGCACGTACGACATCGCCCTCAAATACCGCGCGCTGCTCGAAAACCGGGCCGACGTCGCCAGCGCGTTTTCGACCGATGGCGCGATCGCGACCGACGATTTGGTCGTCCTGCGCGACGATCGCCATTTTTGGTCGGCGTACAACGTTGCCCCGCTCGTTCGAGCGGCGACCCTCGCGGCGCACCCGCGGGTCGCTACGGCGCTCAACGCGGTCTCACCGGGTATCACCGACCGCACCGCGCAGAGCATGAATGCCGCCGTCGAAAGCGCCCAAGCCGACCCCGCCGACGTCGCCGCCAGTTTTCTGCGAAACGCCGGCGTTCGGAGGTTACAGCACTGA
- a CDS encoding ATP-binding cassette domain-containing protein produces MDAKAAIRFDRVTVRYTDAARNAVDGVTLSVGSGELVVVLGPSGCGKSTLLRTVNRLVTPDSGRVLVDETDVTQLDAVQLRRSIGYVIQAVGLFANMTVAQNVGVVPSLLGWNRRDVDARVDELLQLVGLDPTTYRARRPSALSGGEAQRIGVARAIAARPRALLMDEPFGAVDVVVRSALQRELVRIVGELHTTTMFVTHDVDEAFRLADRIVVMRQGQVEQSGTPFELFDSPATPYVRDLVHAGDNVFRRYFLRGRELLRTP; encoded by the coding sequence ATCGACGCAAAGGCAGCGATTCGCTTCGATCGAGTCACGGTTCGCTATACGGACGCGGCACGGAACGCGGTCGACGGCGTCACCCTCAGTGTTGGCAGCGGCGAACTCGTCGTCGTGCTTGGTCCGTCGGGTTGCGGAAAGTCAACCTTGTTGCGCACGGTCAATCGGCTCGTTACGCCGGACTCAGGACGAGTTCTCGTGGACGAGACCGACGTTACTCAGCTCGACGCGGTGCAGTTGCGACGAAGCATCGGATACGTCATCCAGGCCGTCGGTCTGTTCGCGAACATGACGGTTGCGCAAAACGTCGGCGTCGTTCCGTCGCTGCTGGGTTGGAACCGCCGCGACGTCGACGCGCGGGTCGACGAGCTCTTACAACTCGTCGGCCTCGATCCCACAACCTATCGCGCGCGGCGCCCCAGTGCGCTCTCCGGCGGCGAAGCGCAGCGCATCGGGGTTGCCCGCGCCATCGCCGCGCGGCCCCGCGCGCTGCTCATGGACGAGCCGTTCGGCGCGGTCGACGTGGTTGTGCGCAGCGCCCTGCAGCGAGAACTCGTGCGCATCGTCGGAGAACTGCACACGACGACCATGTTCGTCACCCACGATGTTGACGAAGCTTTTCGGCTAGCCGACCGAATCGTCGTGATGCGCCAAGGACAAGTCGAGCAATCGGGCACGCCGTTCGAACTCTTCGACTCGCCCGCCACGCCGTACGTTCGCGACCTCGTCCACGCCGGCGATAACGTCTTCCGCCGATACTTCTTGCGCGGTCGCGAGCTGTTGCGAACGCCGTGA
- a CDS encoding glycosyltransferase, which translates to MTKRALLLISDTGGGHRSAANAIAAALEEARSPHAYETRIEDVAAHCAFPLTQLGLGYSMALRYAPPIYGALYHATNGRRRYRALVRFCEPLYRERLRDLFISYRPDVIVSVHPLLNHAALRARDDAQMRHVPVVTVVTDLGKVHESWLVPEADAVVVPAREVYTRALSRGVPPSRLRLLGHPIHPKFDDVTGTKADLRAQLNLSPSRPVVMLMAGGEGGGKLLSTTLALARARLPIELVVVCGRNEPLEQRLRELAATLSTPMHVLGFTDKIPEYFRAVDLLVTKAGPGTLAEANAAQLPVVVYDFVPGQERGNVDFVRSNGLGMIALHGASEVVSAVRALISAPERLAEIRHNQEMVAPRRSSRRIAALITSITETGRIPLSDDAPVLITAAAV; encoded by the coding sequence ATGACCAAACGGGCGCTACTGCTTATTTCCGACACCGGCGGAGGCCATCGCAGCGCGGCCAATGCCATCGCCGCCGCCCTGGAAGAGGCGAGATCGCCCCATGCCTATGAGACCCGGATCGAGGACGTCGCCGCACATTGCGCCTTCCCGCTCACCCAACTCGGCTTGGGCTACAGCATGGCGCTTCGGTACGCTCCCCCCATCTACGGCGCCCTGTACCATGCCACCAATGGACGACGCCGATATCGCGCGCTCGTGCGTTTCTGCGAACCGCTCTATCGTGAGCGCCTGCGCGACCTCTTCATCAGCTATCGGCCCGACGTCATTGTTTCGGTCCATCCGTTGCTCAATCACGCGGCGTTGCGCGCACGCGACGATGCGCAGATGCGTCACGTTCCGGTGGTCACCGTTGTCACCGACCTCGGTAAAGTTCACGAATCGTGGCTCGTGCCCGAAGCCGACGCCGTCGTCGTACCGGCGCGCGAAGTCTATACCCGTGCGCTCTCGCGCGGCGTTCCGCCATCGAGGCTGCGGCTTCTGGGTCATCCCATCCATCCCAAGTTCGATGATGTTACCGGAACCAAAGCGGATCTTCGCGCGCAACTGAACCTCTCGCCGAGTCGGCCGGTCGTCATGCTAATGGCCGGCGGCGAAGGTGGGGGCAAACTTCTTTCGACGACGCTCGCTCTTGCGCGCGCGCGTCTGCCGATCGAGCTGGTCGTTGTCTGCGGCCGGAACGAGCCGCTCGAGCAGCGACTCCGCGAGCTCGCAGCGACGCTCTCAACCCCCATGCACGTACTCGGCTTCACCGATAAGATTCCCGAGTATTTTCGGGCCGTCGACCTTCTCGTCACCAAAGCGGGACCCGGCACGCTCGCCGAAGCGAACGCCGCTCAGCTGCCTGTCGTGGTCTACGATTTCGTCCCAGGGCAAGAGCGCGGGAACGTCGATTTCGTGCGCAGCAACGGTTTGGGCATGATCGCTTTGCACGGCGCGTCCGAAGTCGTTTCGGCGGTGCGCGCCCTCATCAGCGCGCCCGAGCGATTAGCCGAAATTCGCCACAATCAGGAGATGGTCGCACCGCGGCGCAGCTCCCGCCGTATCGCCGCTCTCATCACGTCGATTACCGAAACCGGAAGGATCCCGCTCTCCGACGATGCGCCGGTGCTCATCACCGCTGCCGCCGTCTAA
- a CDS encoding lytic transglycosylase domain-containing protein, whose product MPGALDALKGAVLIRDGPPLPQAELAIARAILRTNPQVSASAALLFAGATADAARLHALSPEFLAATLLQESAYDPRAFSSAGAIGIAQFMPETAAGAGVDPYDPLDSIRGAAALLGDYVAAYEPRYADPYAAALAAYNAGPVAVAEYRGVPPYPETREYVDLIFVRWARIVAYQHEVVRNRKNTLE is encoded by the coding sequence ATGCCCGGCGCCCTCGATGCCCTCAAGGGCGCGGTTCTGATTCGCGATGGACCGCCGCTGCCCCAAGCCGAGCTGGCGATTGCCCGCGCGATACTTCGCACGAATCCGCAGGTCTCGGCCAGTGCCGCGCTCCTCTTTGCGGGTGCCACGGCCGACGCCGCGCGCCTGCACGCGCTCTCGCCCGAGTTTCTGGCCGCGACCTTGTTGCAAGAATCGGCATACGATCCCCGTGCGTTTTCGTCGGCAGGCGCTATTGGGATCGCCCAGTTCATGCCCGAGACCGCGGCCGGCGCCGGCGTGGATCCGTACGATCCGCTCGATTCGATCCGCGGCGCCGCGGCGCTCTTAGGCGATTACGTTGCAGCGTACGAACCTCGCTACGCCGATCCGTACGCCGCGGCACTGGCGGCTTATAACGCCGGCCCAGTAGCGGTGGCAGAGTATCGCGGCGTGCCGCCATATCCGGAGACGCGCGAGTACGTCGACCTCATCTTCGTTCGTTGGGCTCGCATCGTCGCTTATCAGCATGAGGTCGTTCGAAACCGGAAGAACACGCTCGAATGA
- a CDS encoding ROK family protein, with protein sequence MQTAIGVDLGGSHVTAAVVSEDGTIRRSHEEDLEDLRFEAVIAALDATIGMALKDAGQVIGIGIGSPGNIDAATGAVLYSPNFGWHDVPLGETLRKKFGVPVFVANDARCATLGEYTFGIGKKTKDFALLTLGTGIGGGIVGRGELLLGNRWGAGEVGHHQIRPNDGFVCACSKIGCFEAQASGTGLIRHAFAVAPSFPRSTLLDVTRDKLSSKKIRKAAQAGDNHALAAWRNFIGDLAIGLANIIAFVNPEMIALGGGVSTAGDFMLDALRPKVDALTTMVPKGTTQIVVAALGNNAGQVGAATMAFRGGLTGAPIAV encoded by the coding sequence ATGCAAACGGCCATCGGCGTCGATCTTGGCGGTTCTCATGTCACCGCCGCAGTCGTCAGCGAAGACGGAACGATCCGGCGTTCCCACGAGGAGGACCTCGAGGACTTACGGTTCGAGGCCGTCATCGCCGCGCTCGACGCGACGATCGGCATGGCGCTCAAGGATGCCGGACAGGTGATCGGGATCGGGATCGGGTCGCCGGGAAATATCGACGCGGCGACCGGCGCGGTCCTCTACAGTCCAAACTTCGGCTGGCACGACGTCCCGCTTGGGGAGACGCTTCGCAAGAAGTTCGGAGTTCCGGTCTTCGTCGCCAATGACGCGCGCTGCGCGACGCTCGGCGAGTACACGTTCGGAATCGGCAAAAAGACGAAGGACTTTGCGCTGCTGACGCTCGGTACCGGGATTGGCGGCGGCATCGTCGGGCGCGGGGAACTTCTTCTCGGCAATCGTTGGGGCGCGGGCGAGGTCGGCCATCATCAAATTCGCCCGAATGACGGCTTTGTCTGCGCCTGTTCGAAGATTGGTTGCTTCGAGGCGCAGGCCTCCGGCACCGGATTGATCCGACATGCCTTTGCGGTCGCGCCGTCGTTTCCGCGAAGCACCCTACTCGATGTTACGCGCGACAAGCTTAGTTCGAAAAAAATTCGCAAGGCCGCGCAAGCCGGTGATAATCACGCGCTGGCGGCGTGGAGAAACTTCATCGGCGACTTGGCGATTGGCCTAGCCAATATCATCGCCTTCGTCAATCCCGAGATGATCGCGCTGGGCGGCGGCGTCTCGACCGCCGGCGATTTCATGCTCGATGCGTTGCGACCGAAGGTCGACGCGCTGACGACAATGGTCCCGAAGGGAACGACGCAGATCGTCGTCGCCGCACTGGGCAACAACGCTGGGCAAGTCGGCGCGGCGACGATGGCGTTTCGCGGAGGCCTGACCGGTGCGCCGATTGCGGTATAA
- a CDS encoding ABC transporter permease, with protein MKYLVTHPWRVAALTASHVELVAAALAVALLVAVPLGVVAARNPRIAPWLLGALGAIYTIPSLALLAMLVQAFGLGFTPIFVALVVYAQFMLARNVAAGIAEVDPAQVDAARGLGMSPAQILARIEFPQALPVVIGGVRIAAIAMIAIATLGGYVGGVGLGVLIFNGLTLHQLPMILAGSIAASALAIAVDAALRLAERQARG; from the coding sequence GTGAAGTATCTCGTCACCCACCCTTGGCGCGTTGCAGCCCTGACCGCAAGTCACGTGGAGCTCGTCGCCGCCGCATTGGCGGTCGCGTTGCTCGTTGCCGTTCCGCTAGGAGTCGTCGCGGCGCGTAATCCCCGGATCGCGCCGTGGCTCTTGGGGGCCCTTGGCGCGATCTACACGATCCCGAGCCTGGCGCTGTTGGCAATGCTCGTGCAGGCCTTCGGCTTGGGCTTTACGCCGATCTTTGTCGCGCTCGTCGTCTACGCGCAGTTCATGCTGGCGCGCAACGTTGCCGCCGGTATCGCCGAGGTCGACCCCGCGCAAGTCGATGCAGCGCGCGGTCTCGGTATGTCGCCGGCGCAGATCTTAGCACGAATCGAGTTTCCTCAAGCGCTCCCCGTGGTGATCGGCGGCGTGCGTATCGCCGCGATTGCGATGATCGCAATCGCTACGCTCGGCGGCTATGTCGGCGGAGTTGGTTTAGGCGTCCTCATCTTCAACGGCTTGACGCTGCATCAGCTGCCGATGATTCTCGCCGGCAGCATCGCCGCGTCGGCGCTCGCAATTGCCGTCGATGCGGCGTTGCGTCTCGCGGAGCGGCAAGCTCGCGGCTAA
- the egtD gene encoding L-histidine N(alpha)-methyltransferase codes for MALHTAVSDRFELITVPRLRGVPSFADEVARGLGSQPKRIPCKYFYDDVGSALFDAITRVPEYYLTAAETEILADWGWQIVRLLDAPVDFLELGSGSAVKTRLLIGEALRVQTTLCYSPIDISTEALHASSLALVEAYPGLRVRAYAGDYFDVLESHAVRFERKMLAMLMGSNIGNYEPEDGLELLRLLGNALHPGDGLLLGADLKKDRATLELAYDDPAGVTAAFDRNLLSRINRELDADFDPRNFDHVARYDDARGSVDSFLQARDAATVTIRRAGIRVTVAAGERIHTESSYKFSDEQIANLGRAAGFEAVSAWHDRSNRFSLHLLVRK; via the coding sequence GTGGCTCTTCACACCGCGGTCTCGGACCGCTTCGAACTCATCACGGTGCCGCGATTGCGAGGGGTGCCTTCGTTTGCCGATGAGGTCGCGCGCGGACTCGGTTCGCAGCCCAAACGTATTCCCTGCAAGTATTTCTACGACGACGTCGGCTCGGCGCTCTTCGATGCAATTACGCGCGTGCCCGAGTACTATCTGACCGCAGCCGAAACCGAAATCCTGGCGGATTGGGGATGGCAGATCGTGCGCCTGCTCGACGCGCCGGTCGACTTTCTCGAACTCGGCAGCGGCAGTGCGGTCAAAACACGGCTGCTGATCGGCGAAGCGCTGCGCGTTCAAACGACGCTCTGTTACAGCCCGATTGATATTTCGACCGAAGCGCTGCACGCGTCGTCGCTCGCCCTTGTCGAAGCGTATCCGGGCTTACGCGTGCGCGCCTACGCCGGCGATTATTTCGACGTGCTCGAGTCCCACGCTGTGCGCTTCGAGCGCAAGATGTTAGCGATGCTGATGGGTTCGAACATCGGCAATTACGAGCCCGAGGACGGTTTGGAGTTGTTGCGCCTGCTCGGTAACGCCCTTCATCCGGGCGACGGCCTGTTATTGGGCGCCGATCTCAAAAAAGACCGCGCGACGTTGGAGCTCGCTTACGACGATCCCGCGGGGGTTACCGCGGCTTTCGATCGCAACCTCCTCTCGCGGATCAACCGGGAACTTGACGCCGACTTCGATCCACGCAACTTCGACCACGTTGCGCGTTACGACGATGCGCGCGGCTCGGTCGATTCGTTCTTGCAGGCGCGCGACGCGGCGACCGTTACCATTCGGCGAGCCGGCATTCGCGTTACGGTCGCGGCCGGCGAACGTATTCACACCGAGTCGTCCTATAAGTTCAGCGACGAACAGATCGCGAACCTCGGCCGCGCCGCCGGTTTCGAAGCAGTATCGGCGTGGCACGACCGGTCAAATCGATTTAGCTTGCACTTATTAGTTCGAAAGTAA